The following are encoded in a window of Hemiscyllium ocellatum isolate sHemOce1 chromosome 35, sHemOce1.pat.X.cur, whole genome shotgun sequence genomic DNA:
- the LOC132832592 gene encoding muscarinic acetylcholine receptor M2-like: protein MENRTEINVYLSNPSGLLDTGRVMSFKRFELTLIVIATGSLSLVTIIGNILVIVSVIINRQLQTINNYFMFSLACADLIVGAFSMNLYTIYIVIGYWPMGPVVCDIWLAVDYVVSYASVMNLLVISIDRYFCVTKPLSYPLSRTTQRAAIMIATAWMLPFIVFAPPILFWQFITGEQNVSDGECYVQFLSNPAVTFGTTIVAFYLPVTIMVILYIHISRASKCRIKQDGNISKSRKDSVRPRHVMNKLMKIDHNSINNVPHGIHPIKTQSKELPNSSYHRGKKQDFSNKTNSFPTIKQKKQGMMQESLNVPHARSSLRTEIHKLLCLKIARQSENYNCSATKAGIISSISSQRGTIRDITAVDKSTGMTKSPAQKKAVASRELRVTQTVFAIILAFIITWTPYDVIVFIKTFCSNCVPNTVWTIGYWLCYMNSAVNPVCYALCNTNFKKTFKHLLLCQYRNFGATR, encoded by the coding sequence ATGGAAAACAGAACAGAGATAAACGTATATCTCAGTAACCCATCGGGCTTGTTGGACACTGGAAGAGTGATGTCTTTTAAAAGGTTTGAACTAACCCTCATTGTGATTGCAACAGGATCCTTAAGTCTGGTGACAATAATTGGAAACATTCTGGTTATAGTATCTGTTATAATCAATAGACAACTACAGACTATTAATAACTACTTTATGTTCAGCTTAGCCTGTGCTGATTTGATTGTAGGTGCATTCTCCATGAATCTATACACCATTTACATTGTAATAGGTTATTGGCCTATGGGCCCAGTGGTGTGTGATATATGGCTTGCTGTCGATTATGTTGTGAGCTATGCTTCTGTCATGAACCTGCTTGTGATCAGCATTGACCGCTACTTCTGTGTGACTAAGCCTCTTAGCTACCCCTTGAGCAGAACAACACAGAGGGCAGCGATAATGATTGCAACAGCTTGGATGTTACCATTTATTGTGTTTGCTCCTCCTATTCTCTTCTGGCAGTTTATCACAGGGGAACAGAACGTTAGTGATGGCGAGTGCTATGTTCAGTTCCTCTCAAATCCTGCGGTTACTTTTGGCACTACAATAGTCGCCTTTTATCTCCCTGTTACTATCATGGTGATTTTATACATACACATATCTCGAGCTAGCAAGTGTCGAATAAAACAGGATGGAAATATATCTAAATCAAGGAAAGACAGTGTTCGTCCAAGACATGTGATGAATAAATTGATGAAAATAGATCATAACAGCATAAACAATGTGCCTCACGGCATTCATCCCATCAAAACGCAAAGTAAAGAACTACCAAATTCCAGTTATCACAGAGGAAAAAAGCAAGACTTCTCCAATAAAACCAATTCCTTTCCcacaataaaacagaagaaaCAAGGAATGATGCAAGAGAGTTTAAATGTTCCTCATGCACGAAGCTCTCTCAGAACAGAAATACATAAACTCCTTTGTTTGAAGATAGCTCGCCAATCTGAAAACTACAACTGCAGTGCCACCAAGGCAGGAATAATTTCATCCATCAGCAGCCAGAGGGGAACAATTAGAGACATCACAGCTGTTGATAAAAGCACTGGTATGACCAAGTCACCTGCTCAGAAAAAAGCAGTTGCATCCCGGGAATTGAGGGTCACTCAAACCGTCTTCGCAATTATCCTGGCATTTATTATAACCTGGACCCCATACGATGTTATCGTGTTCATTAAAACCTTTTGTTCAAACTGTGTCCCCAATACAGTTTGGACTATTGGATATTGGCTCTGTTACATGAACAGTGCTGTCAACCCAGTCTGCTATGCACTCTGTAATACCAATTTCAAGAAAACTTTCAAACATCTTCTCTTGTGTCAGTACAGAAATTTTGGTGCAACAAGATGA